From the genome of Treponema denticola:
ATTTCTTTTTCGGAAAAAATGATTTCTATATTGATGCAAGTTTTATAATATGCTAACTCGGCTTCTTTCATCTTTTGTTGTATATCGCCGTGTCTTATAAATGATCTTTCTTTTGAGAGGACTAGGTTTTGCATCCGAGCAACCTTAAAGGTTCGATACTCTTTTGTTTTTTTAAGGTATGCAAACAAATACCATGCATACCATTTATAATGAATTGCAAGGGGCTCCGCACAAACATGCGAACTTTTTCCTTCGGAATTGCGGTAATCGAAAACCATATAGTTCTTACCGCCGATAGCTTTTTCCAAAAGCATATTGGAATCTTGCACCTTTTTATTTTCTTTTGTAACGCTAAAATCCCAAAAGACTTTTTGCCCGCCCTCTTTTTCGATAATGGCATTATATTTTTCGATTAAGGAATTGAGCTTGTCATTTGTATATGAAGTTGCAAGACTTTCCAAAGCGCTTATAATAATTTGCTGTTCGCTGTTTTTGATGTTGATGTTCTTTATTTTATAATTTTCCAAAACGGCATAGCCGCCGTACCTTCCGCCCAAGGTATATACGGGTATACCGGCTTCGGCTATGCTTACCATATCACGCTGAATAGTCCTGACCGACACATCAAAATACTCTGCCAAATATTTTGCGGAAACCTTTTCATGGTTCAATAAGTATATAATTATTTCGAGAATCCGTTCAAGTTTCATTTTTTTAATAGTCGGCATTTTCAGTCTTGTAGTTTAACTAAGCCGGAAAAACAAACGCCATCCTAATCTGCAATTTTGTTTTATAGGGAATTTTCTCTCAAAATTATCAAATATCAAATGCGGAACCTTGACAAATTAGACTTAATATACTAGAATTACACTTATGGTAAATCGAATTTCAAACGGCTTGCAGTTTAATTTTTCTAAAAAACCAAATTTAATTTTGAAGAAAGTAGCGAAAAATGTTAGCCTGAGTTTACCCCCCCCCCATTTTCTCTATTAGTTCCAATATCTCTAATCGATAGATTTTTATCTTATTTTTGCTCTCACATTAAAGAATTCTTTTTTCTGAATGGAATTTATATATCTTTCAACAAATATCTTAAGGATCAAAGTTTTTCCTCACTAATAAATGCTAAGTCGGCTAAAACATGTTTGATTGATCTGTCTGAAAATATACAGGTAACGGAACCAATCGGCATTTTAGATAAAAAATTAAATTGCAATAAAGATTGCAAGAAGGAAGGTCGAAAGATGAAACAAAAAAGATTAGTTTCAATGATTGGTGCATTAGTTGTAATAATTAGTGCAGTGGTTTTAATTACAGGTTGCCCAACCGGACAAGAACCGAAAAATGAGCAAGAAGAGCAATGGAAACCTGGTGAAAAAGCTTTTTTTGATATTACATACGATTTAACAGACTGCACATACAACGGTTCGGAAAGTTATAACAATTGGCAATTAAAAAAACAAACTATAAAAGCAGGAGCGGAAATAACACTCGCCCAAGACGGCAGTGAAAGCAGTTCAGGGGGTGAATGGAAACTGGAATATGTAAAACACAAAGACGGAAAATATATTAAAGGATGGAGTAAGAATAAAGCCGGCAATACAAAAGACTATGACTTTGGTCAAAAAATAAAACCGACCGGTGATATGACACTGTATCCTGCCGTATCAAAATATGGGATAGGAGATGTTATTGACGGTAAAACAATTATCTATGTTAGAAATGGGATAAAGGATAAAATACAAACTAAATTTTTAGGAAATGGTGAATATACCGAATATAATGTAGTAGGTACAAATTGGAGGTATATAGCGGCGGATGTTGATGCCGGAAAGAATTCCGAGAAAAAGCAATGGAGTTCATCAGCAAAAAATATAATTACGTCAAACGGCATCGGAGGCGGTAAAGAAAATACGGAAAAAATACTAGCAGGATATGCAACTGATACTGTAGCAAATAATGCTGCAAAATACTGTCAAAGCATAAGCCCAAACGGGTATTTGCCGTCAGAAGCTGAAGCATTTCTTATATTTCATGCAATACGTAATAAAAAGATAACGGGACTTCCAACTTTTTCACAAACAACAAATATAGGAGGCTCATTCTCTGGGAAAACAGCATATTTTTGGACATCGACACAATCAGACACGTCTAAAGCGTATGTTATAAATTTAGTCAAAGATGAGTTGCTTTATAGCGGAAAAGGAGAAGAAGCGAAAACAAATGTAAAAGGTTTTGTTTGTCCCATTGTTTACTATGATGATGATGGAAAGGTTGTAAAATAAACTTCAACATACTATATTACGCATACTTTTAGTATGTATAATATAGTATGACCTTTGAATGGGTAATACTAAACTGGATATAAGTGTCCCCTACCTCATTCCTTCCAAATAACCTTTTAATTTTTCGATACGCCTTAAAAACTCGGCGTGTTTTTCTTTTTCGCCTTCGATGACTTCGGGAGGAGCGTTTTTAACAAAGTTTTCGTTTTTGAGCTTAGAGTCTATCTTTAAAGCATTTTGCTCATTTTTTTCAAGCTCTTTTTCAAAACGCTTTTTTAATTGATCGATATCTATTGAATCTCCCGTTATCAAAAAAGCCTCAAAGCCCGCTCCTACTACACCGATTGAAGAGGCAGGTTTTTCTTTAAGAGAATCGATAAAGTTTAAACCGGAAAGGCCTGAAAGCATTTCTATTATTTCGGAATTTTCACGGGCAGCTTCCGCAGGAGAGTTTTTCTCGATATAAAGAGAAACCTTAAGCTTTAACTGAGGGTCTATGCCGCATTCGGCCCGTAAGGCTCTAATATTGCGGACAATTTCCTGCAATGTTCTAAAACGGATAGAAGCAGCCTCATCTATGC
Proteins encoded in this window:
- a CDS encoding helix-turn-helix transcriptional regulator, giving the protein MKLERILEIIIYLLNHEKVSAKYLAEYFDVSVRTIQRDMVSIAEAGIPVYTLGGRYGGYAVLENYKIKNINIKNSEQQIIISALESLATSYTNDKLNSLIEKYNAIIEKEGGQKVFWDFSVTKENKKVQDSNMLLEKAIGGKNYMVFDYRNSEGKSSHVCAEPLAIHYKWYAWYLFAYLKKTKEYRTFKVARMQNLVLSKERSFIRHGDIQQKMKEAELAYYKTCINIEIIFSEKEIPLIEEYFPDSVIEKLSSHKCKTHIHVPAKERLWKALLLSFGDAVTVVSPKDYKEELIKTAKIFFTNYDI